From Terriglobales bacterium, one genomic window encodes:
- a CDS encoding DNA-3-methyladenine glycosylase I — translation MKKTPVAKRRCSWASSEAMIAYHDAEWGLPQHDDRVLFEFLILEGAQAGLSWSTILNKRENYRLAFDEFDAARIARYDSRKVAQLLRDPGIVRNKLKVAAAIQNAKAFLKIKEGSGSFDAYIWQFVDGRPVQNAWRAGDRLPAHTAASDRMSKDLLAQGFKFVGSTICYAFMQAVGMVNDHAVECFRYAEVQKRRRRGAS, via the coding sequence ATGAAAAAGACACCAGTGGCAAAGCGCCGCTGTTCCTGGGCAAGCTCGGAAGCGATGATCGCCTACCACGACGCCGAATGGGGACTGCCGCAACATGACGACCGCGTGCTCTTCGAATTCCTGATCCTTGAAGGTGCCCAGGCTGGACTGAGCTGGTCAACCATTCTTAACAAGCGTGAAAATTATCGGCTAGCTTTCGATGAGTTCGATGCCGCGCGCATCGCCCGTTATGATTCCCGAAAAGTTGCCCAGTTGCTTCGCGATCCCGGAATCGTGCGCAACAAATTAAAAGTTGCGGCGGCAATCCAGAACGCCAAGGCCTTCTTGAAGATAAAGGAAGGCTCCGGCTCTTTCGATGCCTACATTTGGCAGTTCGTGGATGGACGTCCGGTGCAGAACGCCTGGCGAGCAGGCGATCGGCTGCCAGCTCACACCGCTGCATCGGACCGCATGAGCAAGGACTTGCTGGCCCAGGGGTTCAAGTTTGTCGGCTCTACGATTTGCTATGCCTTCATGCAGGCGGTCGGCATGGTCAACGACCACGCAGTCGAATGCTTCCGCTATGCCGAGGTTCAAAAGCGTCGCCGTCGGGGGGCAAGTTAG